The Solanum lycopersicum chromosome 6, SLM_r2.1 genome has a window encoding:
- the LOC109118721 gene encoding LRR receptor-like serine/threonine-protein kinase FLS2 — protein MDRSFILLFFILLHNNILHATVPNISSDEAALLALKSHISNNIIATNWSSSVPVCSWIGITCSSRHHRVTALDISSMQLHGTIPPHLGNLSFLSSLDISNNTFHGDLPQELARLQRLKFFNTKNNNFTGAIPSFLSLLPNLRFLYLSNNQFSGKIPSSLSNLTKLQVLSIQSNFLEGEIPRELGDLRYLFFLNLQYNQLTGSIPPSIFNITTMRFIALTDNNLTGKLPKTICDHIPDLEGLHLGRNSLDGVIPPNLEKCRKLQILELSENEFAGTVPRELANLTTLTGLFLMDLHLEGEIPMELANLNKLQVLVLSQNELTGSVPCSISNMSTLQSLDFSINKLSGTLPSDLGHRMPNLQEFFCGENNLSGYISDSITNSSRLTMLDLSSNSFTGPIPKSLGNLQYLQILNLQSNNFISDSSLSFLTSLTNCRKLRVLLFSENALDGALSVSVGNFSNSLQNFEGNGCKLKGIIPTEIGNLTGVIYMSLYDNKLTGHIPNTVQDMLNLQEFYLTSNKIEGTIPNALCSLMNLGALDLSGNHFSGSVPSCLGNVTSLRYLNLAYNRLNSRLPANLGSLQDLITFNISSNLLSGEIPLESGNLKAATLIDLSNNYFSGKIPSTLGGLDKFVECLELGP, from the exons ATGGACAGAAGTttcattcttctctttttcattCTACTACATAACAATATTTTACATGCTACTGTTCCTAATATTAGCAGTGATGAAGCTGCTCTTCTTGCACTTAAATCACACATTTCTAACAATATCATAGCAACAAACTGGTCTTCTTCCGTCCCCGTTTGCAGCTGGATTGGAATCACTTGCAGCTCCCGTCACCATCGAGTCACTGCTTTAGACATTTCAAGCATGCAACTTCATGGTACCATTCCTCCACACCTCGGGAACCTCTCATTTCTTTCTTCCCTTGACATCAGTAACAACACTTTCCATGGAGATTTGCCTCAAGAATTGGCTCGTTTGCAGAGGTTGAAATTCTTTAATACTAAAAACAATAACTTCACCGGAGCCATTCCATCATTTTTAAGTTTGTTACCAAACCTACGCTTTCTGTACCTATCGAATAACCAATTTTCGGGGAAAATTCCATCCTCCCTTTCCAATCTGACAAAACTGCAAGTGTTGTCAATACAGAGTAATTTTCTGGAAGGAGAGATCCCTCGAGAACTTGGTGATCTTCGTTACTTGTTTTTCCTAAACCTGCAATATAATCAGCTTACTGGCTCTATACCACCATCAATATTTAACATTACTACAATGCGATTCATTGCTCTTACGGACAATAATCTTACTGGAAAGCTTCCAAAAACGATATGTGATCATATTCCAGACTTGGAAGGACTTCACCTCGGTAGAAACTCCCTAGATGGAGTTATTCCACCAAACCTGGAGAAATGCAGAAAGCTTCAAATATTGGAATTGTCTGAAAATGAGTTTGCTGGAACTGTACCAAGAGAGCTAGCCAACTTAACAACTCTTACAGGATTATTTCTTATGGATCTGCATTTGGAAG GAGAGATACCAATGGAGCTCGCTAATCTTAATAAACTTCAAGTATTGGTATTATCACAGAATGAGCTTACTGGCTCTGTCCCTTGCAGCATTTCCAACATGTCAACTCTGCAGAGTCTAGATTTTTCAATAAACAAGCTTTCAGGTACTCTACCTTCAGATTTAGGTCATCGAATGCCCAACTTACAAGAATTCTTTTGTGGAGAAAATAATCTGAGTGGTTATATCTCTGATTCAATCACAAATTCTTCGAGACTCACAATGTTAGACCTCTCCAGCAACAGTTTCACAGGTCCCATTCCTAAATCACTTGGTAACTTACAATACCTTCAGATTCTTAACTTGCAGAGTAATAATTTTATCAGCGATTCATCGTTGAGTTTCCTTACATCATTAACAAACTGTAGAAAACTAAGAGTACTCCTGTTTAGTGAGAATGCATTGGATGGGGCTTTATCAGTGTCTGTTGGTAATTTCTCAAACTCTCTGcaaaattttgaaggaaatGGTTGTAAGCTAAAGGGCATCATTCCTACAGAAATTGGTAATCTTACTGGTGTGATATATATGAGTTTGTATGACAATAAGTTGACTGGACATATTCCAAATACTGTTCAAGACATGTTGAACCTACAAGAATTTTACCTAACAAGCAACAAGATAGAAGGAACCATACCAAATGCTTTATGCAGTTTAATGAATCTTGGCGCATTAGACTTGTCAGGAAATCATTTTTCTGGTTCAGTGCCCTCATGCTTAGGGAATGTTACGAGTTTGAGGTATCTTAATCTAGCTTACAACAGGCTGAATTCAAGATTACCTGCAAACTTAGGGAGCCTTCAAGATCTCATAACATTCAATATTTCATCCAATTTATTGAGTGGGGAAATTCCGCTAGAGAGCGGAAACTTGAAGGCTGCAACACTGATTGATCtgtcaaataattatttttctggTAAGATTCCTAGTACTCTAGGGGGCCTAGAtaaatttgttgaatgccttgaattgggcccttaa
- the LOC138349066 gene encoding uncharacterized protein yields MAEDSELWDIILDGPFVLMMEVKDGERTITVPKPRQKYDDADRKKIEKGFKAKTLLVCGIGPDEYNRVSACEFAKEIWDCLLTAYEGTEQVKESKIDMLTSRYENFKMKEGETIHDMFTKFSSITNELRSLGEPISMTKQVRKVLRILPKSWESKVDAITEA; encoded by the coding sequence ATGGCTGAAGATAGCGAGTTATGGGATATTATACTAGATGGACCCTTTGTTCTAATGATGGAAGTAAAAGATGGAGAAAGGACCATTACTGTTCCAAAGCCCAGGCAGAAATATGATGATGCTGacaggaaaaagattgaaaagggtttcaaagctaaaactcttctggtctgtgggataggacctgatgagtacAACAGAGTGTCAGCCTGTGAGTTTGCTAAAGAAATTTGGGATTGCTTGTTGACTGCATatgaaggaactgaacaagtcaaagaatccAAGATTGATATGCTCACCTCACGATAtgagaacttcaaaatgaaggaaggagaaactatacatgacatgttcaccaagttttcttctattacaaatgagctgcgaagtttgggtgaacctataagcatgacCAAACAAGTCAGGAAAGTGCTTCGAATTCTTCCAAAGTCTTGGGAGAGTAAAGTTGATGCCATTACTGAAGCTTAG